In a genomic window of Leisingera caerulea DSM 24564:
- a CDS encoding D-alanine--D-alanine ligase: MGGPSAEREVSLSSGRECAAALRGEGFEVVEVDAGRDLHARLAEAKPDVVFNALHGRWGEDGCVQGLLEWLGLPYTHSGVLASALAMDKQRSKEVYRAAGLPVVDSGLFAKEDVTAGHVMAPPYVVKPNNEGSSVGIYIVHEAANGPPQLSQEMPQQVMVETYAPGRELTTTVIGDRALTVTDILTDGWYDYDAKYKPGGSRHVLPADLPREIHDLCLEYALKAHEALGCRGVSRTDFRWDEARGASGLVLLETNTQPGMTPTSLVPEQAAHCGMTFGQLCAWMVEDASCNR; encoded by the coding sequence ATGGGCGGACCGTCAGCCGAACGCGAGGTATCGCTGTCCAGCGGCCGTGAATGCGCGGCCGCTTTGCGCGGTGAGGGGTTCGAGGTTGTTGAGGTGGATGCAGGCCGGGACCTGCACGCGCGCCTGGCAGAGGCAAAGCCGGATGTGGTGTTCAACGCGCTGCACGGGCGCTGGGGCGAGGACGGCTGCGTCCAGGGCCTGCTGGAGTGGCTGGGCCTGCCCTATACTCATTCCGGGGTGCTGGCCTCGGCGCTGGCAATGGACAAGCAGCGCTCCAAGGAGGTCTACCGCGCCGCCGGGCTGCCGGTGGTCGACAGCGGGCTATTTGCAAAAGAGGACGTCACGGCCGGCCACGTGATGGCGCCGCCCTATGTGGTGAAGCCCAACAACGAGGGTTCCAGCGTCGGCATCTATATCGTGCATGAGGCCGCAAACGGCCCGCCGCAGCTGTCGCAGGAGATGCCGCAGCAGGTGATGGTCGAGACCTATGCGCCCGGACGCGAGCTGACCACTACGGTGATCGGGGACCGGGCGCTGACGGTGACCGATATCCTGACCGACGGCTGGTATGATTACGACGCCAAGTACAAGCCCGGCGGATCGCGCCATGTGCTGCCTGCGGACCTGCCGCGGGAAATCCATGACCTGTGCCTGGAATACGCGCTGAAGGCGCATGAGGCTTTGGGCTGCCGCGGTGTCAGCCGCACCGATTTCCGCTGGGACGAGGCGCGCGGCGCCAGCGGCCTGGTGCTTTTGGAGACCAACACCCAGCCCGGCATGACGCCGACTTCGCTGGTGCCGGAGCAGGCGGCCCATTGCGGCATGACCTTCGGCCAGCTTTGCGCCTGGATGGTGGAGGATGCCTCATGCAATCGCTGA